A single region of the Polyodon spathula isolate WHYD16114869_AA chromosome 12, ASM1765450v1, whole genome shotgun sequence genome encodes:
- the LOC121324877 gene encoding neurogenin-1-like, whose protein sequence is MCSSMEGIYSDLDSSSYDQSFSITDDEDSRSSMITPSPSSSLGQPCSPAVSQEPAVQEQPEKKRRRGRGKGDGVLHTIKKNRRVKANDRERNRMHSLNDALDRLRCVLPAFPDDSKLTKIETLRFAHNYIWALSETIRIADREKTSEGSTMLPAGLSRVADAPSPGSEACSWMSSGSSSSSPSYGPSNPSSPATSEDYGFVQTDSLYHNYHSFVTGIYCQN, encoded by the coding sequence ATGTGCTCCAGCATGGAAGGCATCTACTCAGACTTGGACAGCTCTAGCTACGACCAGTCCTTCTCCATCACAGACGATGAAGACTCCCGCAGCAGCATGATCACCCCCTCCCCTTCCTCATCCCTCGGCCAGCCTTGCTCTCCGGCGGTCAGCCAGGAGCCAGCTGTCCAGGAGCAGCCAGAGAAGAAGAGGCGGAGGGGCCGCGGTAAGGGCGATGGCgtcctgcacacaatcaaaaagAACAGACGGGTGAAGGCGAACGACCGGGAGAGGAACAGAATGCACAGTCTGAACGACGCGCTAGACAGGCTCAGGTGCGTTCTCCCCGCCTTCCCGGACGACAGCAAGCTCACTAAGATCGAGACCCTGCGCTTTGCACACAACTACATCTGGGCGCTGTCAGAGACCATTAGAATAGCGGACCGGGAGAAAACGAGCGAGGGGTCCACCATGCTCCCTGCAGGGCTGAGCCGGGTTGCAGATGCCCCCAGCCCGGGCAGCGAAGCCTGCTCGTGGATGTCCAGTGGCTCCTCCTCGTCATCTCCATCCTACGGCCCCTCTAACCCCAGCAGCCCCGCTACATCTGAGGACTATGGATTTGTACAGACGGACAGCCTCTATCACAACTACCACAGCTTCGTAACAGGCATCTACTGTCAGAATTAA